The sequence below is a genomic window from Mycobacterium spongiae.
CTTTGCCGAATTGCAGCAGCCGGGTCGCGCGATCGGCGAAGTGCTGCTGGCGCACGTGCTGATCGCCAAGGGTGAATTCGGTCAAGCAGCGGCCCTGCTCGGCCCGGCAGCCGCCACACTGGAACGCAGCGGCTACTCGTGGGGGCCACTGTCGTTGATCCTGCTCGCCACCGCGCTGGCGCAGCAGGGAGATATCGCCGGCGCGGGAATCGCCTTGAGCAGAGCGGAATCTCGACATGGAACGAAGTCGGCGCTGTTCACCCCGGAACTCGGTCTGGCACGCGCGTGGCGGCTGGCTTCCGTCCGCGACTCACACGGCGCCGTCGCTGCCGCGCGAAACGCGGCTCGAATGGCCGAGCGCGGTGGGCAATCGGCCGTAGCCATCCGCGCCTGGTACGAGGCCGTCCGGCTAGGAGACATCCGCGCGGCGGATCCGCTGCAGCGACTGTGTGGCGAGATCGACTGCGCCGTAGGCCGCATCGCGCTTGCCCACGCGCGGGCCTTGGCGGACGGTGACGATGAAGCGTTGCGAAAAGCGTCGAATGATCTGGCAGCGATTGGGATGCGTGCGGCAGCTGCCGATGCCAGCGCACAGGCGGAGCGGTGCAGCGGCCGCCCGCATCCAGACGGCCGCTAGCCGAGCCCCACCCGTCCCGTGCGGCCAGCCCCTGTAGTCCATCGGGCTGCAGAAGGCTACGCACTCAGGTAGCGGCGCAGTGTGGCCACGGCCTCGGTGATCGTGTCGACAGGCACGCGCTCGTCGCGACGGTGCGCCAGGTTGGGATCACCGGGCCCGTAATTGACCGCCGGAATGCCCAGGGCGGCGAATCGCGACACATCCGTCCAGCCGTATTTCGCGCGGACTTGTCCGCCGGCCGCCTCCACCAGCGCCTTGGCGGCGGGCTGCGCCAGGCCGGGTAGCGCACCCGCCGCGGCATCGGTCTGCTCGATGGCAACGTCCAGCCCAGCGAACTCGTCGTGCACGTGTTGCAGCGCCGCCGCTATCGAGCGGTCGGGGGCAAAGCGGTAATTGACGGTCACCGAAGCCACGTCCGGAACGACGTTGCCCGCCACGCCGCCGTCGACTCGCACTGCCGACAACCCCTCGCGGTACTCGCAGCCATCGATATCGACGATGCGCGCTTCGTAGGCCGCCAGCCGGTGCAGAACCGCGCTCAGCTTGTGGATTGCGTTGTCACCCAGCCAAGAACGCGCCGAATGGGCTCGCGTCCCGGTCGCCGTGACAACGACGCGCAGCGTGCCCTGGCAACCGGCTTCGATATAACCGGATGTGGGCTCGCCGAGGATGGCAACGTCGCCAATCAACCAGTCCGGGAGCTCACGCTCGATTCGGCCTAAACCGTTTGCCGCCGAATCGATCTCCTCGCAGTCGTAGAACACCAGTGTCAGGTCGTGCGCCGGTTCAGCCACGGTGGCGGCCAGATGCAGGAAAACCGCGTCGCCGGATTTCATGTCAGCTGAGCCGCAACCGTGCAGTTCGCCGTTCTCCCGACGGCTGGGCAGGTTGCCGGCTGCCGGCACCGTGTCCAGATGCCCGGCCAGGACCACCCGCGAGGGCCGGTTGAGCCGCGTGCGGGCCAGCACGGCATTGCCGTTGCGGATGATCTCGAACCCCGATGTCTGGGCCCGCAACGCAGCTTCCACCTCGTCGGCAATGCGCGCCTCGTGTCGCGACTCACTGGGAATGTCGACCAGTGCCGCAGTCAATTCAACGGGATCCCCGTGCAAGTCCAGCACCGCTCCAGGGTAGATCCCGGACGCACCCTTCCCCGGCGGGGGAAGTAGCGTGTCGATCGTGACTGGAGCTGCGGGCATCGGCCTGGCGACACTGGCCTCCGACGGAGCGATCCTCGACACCTGGTTTCCGGCACCGGAGCTCACGGGTTCGGGTACCGGCGCGACGTCGCGACTGGCCGCGTCCGAGGTGCCCGCCGAGCTGGCCGCATTGGTGGGCCACGACGCCGACCGCGATACCGAGACCATCGCGGTCCGCACCGTGATCGGCTCGCTGGATGATGTGGCCGCCGACGCCTACGACGGCTACCTACGGCTACACCTGTTGTCGCAGCGCCTGGTGGCGCCGCACGGGCTGAACGCCGGAGGCCTGTTCGGGGTATTGACCAACGTGGTGTGGACGAATCACGGACCCTGCGCCGTCGACGATTTCGAGGCGGTGCGAGCACGGTTGCGCCGCCGCGGCCCGGTCACGGTGTACGGCGTGGACAAGTTCCCCAGGATGGTGGACTACGTCGTTCCGACCGGGGTCCGCATCGCCGACGCAGATCGGGTGCGGCTGGGCGCTCACCTGGCGCCAGGCACCACCGTGATGCACGAGGGCTTCGTCAACTACAACGCCGGAACCCTGGGCGCGTCGATGGTCGAGGGCCGCATCTCGGCGGGCGTCGTTGTGGGCGACGGCTCCGACGTCGGAGGCGGCGCATCGATCATGGGCACCCTGTCCGGGGGTGGGACGGCGGTCATTTCCATTGGCAAGCGTTGTCTGCTGGGCGCCAACTCCGGTCTTGGCATCTCACTCGGGGACGACTGCATCGTTGAGGCCGGGCTCTACGTCACCGCCGGCACGAAAGTCACGACTCCGGACGGCACGTCGGTCAAGGCCCGTGACCTCTCCGGCAGCAGCAATCTGCTGTTCCGCCGCAATTCAGTGAACGGGGCAGTCGAGGTGGTCGCGCGCGACGGTCACGGCATCGCACTCAACGAGGACCTGCACGCCAACTAGCCGCCGGCGGTCTCACCACAGGTCCGGCGCACGGTAGAGGTTGACGGGATCGAAGCCCTCCTTCCCCCACGCCGCTTCGCCAACGGCGTCGAGCACCTTGCGCAGCTCGTCTGCGCCCGTCGGGCCGACCCGCTCGCGGATCGCTTCGTCGAGCGCGGCGGCGGCGCGCCGGCGCATCGCCACATACTCGATGGCCTTTGGTGTGAGCTTGACCACTTTCTCGCGCTGATCGGTCGTCGAGGCGGCGGTCTGCACGAAGCCGCGATCGCGCAGTTCGCCAACGAGCT
It includes:
- the dapE gene encoding succinyl-diaminopimelate desuccinylase is translated as MLDLHGDPVELTAALVDIPSESRHEARIADEVEAALRAQTSGFEIIRNGNAVLARTRLNRPSRVVLAGHLDTVPAAGNLPSRRENGELHGCGSADMKSGDAVFLHLAATVAEPAHDLTLVFYDCEEIDSAANGLGRIERELPDWLIGDVAILGEPTSGYIEAGCQGTLRVVVTATGTRAHSARSWLGDNAIHKLSAVLHRLAAYEARIVDIDGCEYREGLSAVRVDGGVAGNVVPDVASVTVNYRFAPDRSIAAALQHVHDEFAGLDVAIEQTDAAAGALPGLAQPAAKALVEAAGGQVRAKYGWTDVSRFAALGIPAVNYGPGDPNLAHRRDERVPVDTITEAVATLRRYLSA
- the dapD gene encoding 2,3,4,5-tetrahydropyridine-2,6-dicarboxylate N-succinyltransferase, coding for MSIVTGAAGIGLATLASDGAILDTWFPAPELTGSGTGATSRLAASEVPAELAALVGHDADRDTETIAVRTVIGSLDDVAADAYDGYLRLHLLSQRLVAPHGLNAGGLFGVLTNVVWTNHGPCAVDDFEAVRARLRRRGPVTVYGVDKFPRMVDYVVPTGVRIADADRVRLGAHLAPGTTVMHEGFVNYNAGTLGASMVEGRISAGVVVGDGSDVGGGASIMGTLSGGGTAVISIGKRCLLGANSGLGISLGDDCIVEAGLYVTAGTKVTTPDGTSVKARDLSGSSNLLFRRNSVNGAVEVVARDGHGIALNEDLHAN
- a CDS encoding MarR family winged helix-turn-helix transcriptional regulator, yielding MIDGSGFRSPQTDLGQALRMAWWSYVRRLDTEMEAAGFPKRRASMNYVFALYALPGPMTISQMGRQFDVSRQAASKLVGELRDRGFVQTAASTTDQREKVVKLTPKAIEYVAMRRRAAAALDEAIRERVGPTGADELRKVLDAVGEAAWGKEGFDPVNLYRAPDLW